The genomic region AGCACTTCGGCGAGCCATTTCACATTGACGTCCGCAAATGCCTTGACCTCTCTGGACACCTGATCGGGCAGATCCTCGTATTCTGCGGCCATGAAGCTGGACAAGCAGAGCCTGTTATCGGCCTTCAAGGATTTACGAAATATGGACGGGTACAGCCGCATGCACTGCTGCGGATCTGGGTTAGAAGTCCGTATCTCTTCAAGCACCGCCAGCGTGTCTTGCCAGTAGCGTTGCGCAACGGCAGCGCCCAAGTCCGCTTTGCTGGGAAAGTGGTAGTAGATGCTCGCATTCTTGATACCGACTTCCTCGGCAATGCTCCGGAAATTGATGCCGCTGTATCCATGCAACTGGGCTGCGGATCTTGCCGCAGCCAGGATGGCCTCCCGGGCGTTTTCGCTCACGTGTAATCCTCGACATTGATTCAGGCCTGCGTGGCTCGCATTCTACTCGTGTCGAGCTTACCTGCCAATTGACAGGTAGGGTA from Pseudomonas asplenii harbors:
- a CDS encoding TetR/AcrR family transcriptional regulator — protein: MSENAREAILAAARSAAQLHGYSGINFRSIAEEVGIKNASIYYHFPSKADLGAAVAQRYWQDTLAVLEEIRTSNPDPQQCMRLYPSIFRKSLKADNRLCLSSFMAAEYEDLPDQVSREVKAFADVNVKWLAEVLAEAGWDAGPACERRARAIYTAVAGAQLIARTRADLNLFDDLMLTYQEAGLIPV